One window from the genome of Schistocerca piceifrons isolate TAMUIC-IGC-003096 chromosome 8, iqSchPice1.1, whole genome shotgun sequence encodes:
- the LOC124712217 gene encoding DNA translocase FtsK-like yields MDTLPQQGQRSRGGPLPPHGRRGGRGGGDWGPRGPPEEGHHQSPQRPQRGQEDHHRQQPQHQQQQHQQALQPLSQQPPQQQPQGPAQGQGVSGPQQQDGGQQAQQQPPQASSRPLKGVPSVVPDFVIPNNKESPTAPVSGSKFPEAPNLMQKFSEMTGGADDIISKGKELIFMKFGLGK; encoded by the coding sequence ATGGATACTTTACCACAGCAGGGTCAGAGGTCGAGAGGCGGCCCACTACCACCCCACGGTCGGAGAGGTGGTAGGGGGGGCGGAGACTGGGGCCCGCGCGGCCCCCCAGAGGAGGGGCACCACCAGTCACCGCAGCGGCCACAGCGCGGGCAAGAGGACCACCACCGTCAGCAGCCAcaacaccaacagcagcagcaccaacagGCTTTGCAGCCGCTGTCGCAGCAGCCACCGCAGCAGCAGCCTCAGGGTCCAGCACAAGGACAGGGAGTGTCGGGCCCACAGCAGCAAGATGGGGGCCAGCAGGCACAGCAACAACCACCCCAGGCCAGCAGCCGACCACTGAAGGGCGTGCCCAGCGTCGTTCCGGACTTCGTCATCCCCAACAACAAGGAGTCACCCACCGCACCCGTGTCGGGATCCAAGTTCCCGGAAGCGCCAAATCTCATGCAGAAATTCAGCGAGATGACAGGCGGCGCAGACGACATCATCTCCAAGGGCAAGGAGCTCATCTTCATGAAGTTTGGCCTCGGAAAATAG